The genomic window TAAGCGCCGTCCACATTTTACCGGAGTCGGGGTATCAACGATGCCTGCAATGTTTAAGACTGTTTTATTTCCGATCGATCAAAGCCGAGATGCTAGAGAAGCGGCTGAAGTTGTTGCTGATGTCGTGAAAAAGTATGATAGTCGCTTGGTGCTGCTATCAGTCGTCGAATCTGCGGATTCAGAAAACGAGCCTGGGGCGGACATGATGGCGTCACCTGATGCTGTAGCCCAACTGCTCAGAAATGCCCAATCGCTATTTACTGAACAGGGTATCCAAGCCGAAACAATCGAACGCGAGGGTAAACCTGCGTTTGTCATTTGCGACGTAGCAGATGAAATTGAGGCGAATTTAATTATCATGGGCTGTCGTGGACTGGGATTAACTGAAGAAGGTGCCAGCGA from Chroogloeocystis siderophila 5.2 s.c.1 includes these protein-coding regions:
- a CDS encoding universal stress protein, whose protein sequence is MFKTVLFPIDQSRDAREAAEVVADVVKKYDSRLVLLSVVESADSENEPGADMMASPDAVAQLLRNAQSLFTEQGIQAETIEREGKPAFVICDVADEIEANLIIMGCRGLGLTEEGASDSVTNRVINLSPCPVLIVP